Part of the Vibrio penaeicida genome is shown below.
ATTCTGGAGAACCGAAAGGCAAAAAACTCAGCTCATCGGTAACTCAAAAATGGAGTAAAACTTGGGATTGGTTCAATCAGTATGAAGATAACATGGTGATTACCGCTTCTAACGCCGACAGCCTAACACGAATCAACGATGGTGAGATTGTTCTTGCTCCTGCATGGGAAGATCACCTCGCTGGCTTGCAAAAGCGAGGAGCAATAACCTCACGTCTAAAGTTCTACATCCCTAAATTTGGTATGTCAGGTGGCGCTAATTTTGCGGCTATTGCCAAAAACAGCCAAAGAAAAGCAGCGTCTGTACTTTTCTTACATTGGCTAACCAGTGCTGAGACTCAAACAGCCTTGAATGCGAAATTCGGCGTTGCACCACAACACCCAAATTCCGACGCCAGCCAAGCACTCGTCTCTCAAGAGATGCGCAGCCGCTCTACTCAACCTTTTAACGCCATTTACGGTAAAGAAATGAGTAAGCAGTTTACGCAAAGGGTACTTATGAAGTAACTATGGTCTGGCTCAATAGGCTATTCCCTTCTATTGAGCTATAATCATTCTCCCCTCAAAAACAGATGCGGAAGCATCTGTTTTTCTTTATACAACTCTGACCTTACATATCTTATTCATTGACCAAAGTGGAGCGACTTTGCTTAAAAGCCTCCTAGCTCTTCGGGAATTATTCGCTCGATCTAACATTTTAGGGTTCTTCACACGTTATATCCTATATGGATGCCAGAATAGCTTCTATACTCAAAGAAAAATTAAAACTTTTATGCACCTAAGGCGGTCGGGTATATGAATTTTTCACACAGGTTATTGGGTCTTTTCGCTACTCTTTTCATACCGCTTCATTCTTCTGCTGACACATCTTCCATCAATATTTACCTCGATGCTGATCGATCCAACTACATTGAATCCGCCCGCTCCATTGAACAGGGTATAAAAACGGCATTCCAGGAAGTGGACAATACCATTCAGGGGCGCAAAGATAATTTCGTCGTTCTAGATCACAAGGGTAATTCTGTCCGAAGTAAAAAAAACATGGCTAAGTTCCTTAACGATCCCGACGCTTTGGTCATTTTTGCAGGTCTTCATTCGCCCCCGTTAATTAAATACCGAGAATACATAAACAAAAACCAAATACTCACACTGGTGCCTTGGGCGGCTGGCGCGCCTATTACGCGTTATCCGAGTAAAGAAAACTGGGTGTTTAGGCTTTCCATAGACGACAAAAAAGCAGGCGAGAGAATGGCAAGCTTTGCTGTAAAAGACAGAAAGTGCAAAACCCCTCATCTATTATTGGAAGAGACACCTTGGGGAAAGTCTAACCAAAGAAACATGACATTAGCGATAGGAAACTTTGGGTTAGCCGAACCCAAAGTTACTTGGTTTAATTGGGGGATAAATGAATCTGGTGCACGAATTAAAATTAGGGAAATAAAAAGAGCTAACGCCGATTGCATCTTAATGGTCTCAAACGCATCCGAAGGTGTTCAAGTCGTTAATGCAATGGCATCTATTCCTTTAGAAGAAAGGCTTCCGATAGTCAGTCACTGGGGTATTACAGGTGGAGACTTTGCAGAGAAAGTTCCTCACGCTATTCGCTCTCGGCTCGATCTTTACGTGATTCAAACCTGTTTTTCATTTCTGTCTTCTCCAGAAACTTCTTTGTCCACTAGCGTCCTTGAACAGGCGATACAGCTATTCCCATCAGAAATCCAAACGCCCAACGACATAAACGCTCCAACAGGATTCATTCATGGCTACGATTTATCCAGAGTTCTGATTCAAGCGTTGTCTCAAATAGAGCTTGGTGAAGATATGGTCGAAAACCGCGCCAAGGTTCGGTTGGCCCTTGAAAGCGTTGATGCGCCCGTTAAGGGGTTGGTAAAAACCTATCACACACCTTTCAGCGCATTTTCAGACGATCAACCTGATGCTCATGAAGCGCTTGGGTTAGAGGATTTATGCATGGCCAAATTCAATCAAACAAACAACATAGCTGTAATTCAAAAAAATAATGTGCGTTGAGGAGATTGCCTTTGCTTAAGTCTTTATCGGCAAGACAACTATTTATACTGTTCATTACTATCGTCGCTGCGCTGTTCGCAGGAATCGGTGGCATGGTGATCAACCACCAAAGCAGAATCGCACTCACGTCACTTCAGTCAGAAGCCACCAAACTTGAACAGGAGTCGGCAAAACGGCACGTTTTACAGTACCTTCAAGATAGAGAAACCGCGTTCAAGCGTTTGTCTTCCTCCCCAGCTTTAGTCAATGCTGCGATGGGAAACTCGGTCAGTCCACAAGAAATATTCGATCACATAAAAAAAGAGCGTATTTTCAATGACTCTATAAAAGTCGCCTTGTTCGACATAGCGAGCGATCTCGTGTTTAACGAGATAGATTTTTCTTATCGAGAGCAACTTTCACTGGACTCGGTTAACAGGATACTAATAGACAATGGCTCGCTAATTGTTTCTCTTGTCCAAAAATACAAAGAGCAGTTTTTCTGGATGTACGTTCCCATTACGTATAACAACTCTGTTGAAGGTGTCTTTATGGTGGAGTTTAAATTCAACAGCCAAGACTTCTTTTCGGGGCTAATGAAGGATGGCCAGCGTTGGATTGCACTTCAGCAGCTTGAAACTAATGTTAACCCTCGCCCATCACAAGCGTTTCCTTGGCGTGTGTTTGAAGTCCCCGTTAATCAGTTTGGTTTGATTCTACTGTATGGCATTAATACCGATTTGGAAAATCAACAGCGAAGTACTCTACTCTATAACCTAGTCAGTACGACGTTCATCGCCTTTGTTGTGTGTTTAATTGGCGCATATTTATTTGGTCGAAAACTACTGGTTCAACCTTTTGAAGAACTTGCGTTGTCTCGGCAACAATTGGCAGAATCTTCTAAGCAGCTAAAAGTACAAGAAGAGGAATCTCGTCGATTGGCAAAAGTCGCCAGGCATGCCAAAGATGTCATCATCATTACTGATGTAAATGGAAATATTACGTGGGTAAATAACGCATTCACTCACCTTACTCAGTATAAAGCGGAAGAAGTTATAGGGAAGAAACCTGGAAATTTGCTCCAAGGGAGAGAAACTAACGCAGACACCAAACGACGTATTCAAAAAGCAGTAAGCAACTGCCAAGGCATAAGAGAAGAGATTCTAAACTACAACAAGTCTGGCGAAACGTACTGGATAGATATAGATATCACCCCAGTTTTAGACGAATCCGGCGTAATTGAAGGGTTTATCGCTGTAGAAAGGGATATTTCAGAGAAACAAAGACTGCAAGCTTCATTAGAAGACGCAAGAGACAAAGCAGAAAAAGCGAACTCAGCAAAATCACATTTTCTCGCGAGCATTAGCCATGAGATACGTACTCCCATGAATGGTATTTTAGGCATTGCACAGCTCATAAACAAAACAGAGCTGACGGATACCCAACAAGAATACCTCGATACCCTACAAAGCTCTGGCTCTCATATGATGTCATTACTCAATGACTTACTCGACTTTTCAAAAATCGAAGCTGGGTTACTGGTATTAGCGCCAGAAAGTTTTTCCCTATTGGACCTTATCAATGAAATTGAAACCACATACACACCATTATGTATGGAAAAGGGCATTGAGTTTAAGTGCTTGCATTCTATCGACAGTTCAGTATGGCTATTGGGCGATAATGGAAGAATTCGACAAGTTCTAACTAACTTAATCAGTAACGCTCTTAAGTTTACTGAGAAAGGCAGTATTACCCTAGAAGTGTGCTTGAATACACAGCCCGAGAATATGCAACCTATGCTAAGTGTCTCTGTATCAGATACAGGAATCGGTATTGACCCGAGTAGGCAAACCGAAATTTTCAGTCCATTTATCCAGGCGGAGAGTAGCACAACAAGAAATTATGGAGGAACAGGGCTTGGGCTCGCTATTGCCGATCAAATATGTAAGGCAATGTCTGGAAAAATTGAGTTACTCAGTGATGTGAATAAAGGAAGCCAATTCATTGCAAGTTTTGCACTGCAAGTGGGTCATTCAGAAAAAAAACGAATAAAAGAAAGCCATTCTGAATACCAAGCAGGCGGCAAAAAAGCGCTCATTGTAGAAGACAACCGTGTTAATAGCATGATCATGAAAAAATTTCTTCAAACACGTGGCTTTGATTGCGATTTTGCTGCAACAGGTAAAGAGGCCATAGACTTAGCAGAAACCAACTTCTACCCAGTTATCTTAATGGATAATCACATGCCAATTATGGATGGAATACAAGCCACAACGATCATTCGTGCACAAGAAGTAAAAGGTAGACAACCGATTATTATCGGCTGTACCGCAGACGCCTACGCAACAACTCGCGAAGCAATGATTAGCGCAGGGTGTGATGATGTTTTGGTGAAACCGGTAAAAGAAACACTGCTCGATAACATGCTACATCGTTTACATGCTACATCGCTTAAATAGAAATCGAGTCGCATAATACCGTCAACTTAAAACGCCACATCTAAATCATTGATACTAAAAAACAAACAGCGAATTCAAACAATCAAACCAACAACAATAGCGCTGAATCACTTCCCTATTTTTAATCGTTTATTGAGTCTTCTTCATCATGAATACCCATAAATAAAATGAGACATAATCCACAGTATTAATCATTTGTGTTAATGAACTGTTACACCCACTATTAGTGTGTGCGATCCAAGTTTTCCTTTACATTTCCTACAGTAACAGCACTTCCCCGCTCTAACGGCTTGCATTTTTGCAGCTATCAACTCTATTACCAGACCAAAATCTTATTGAACATGAGCTTCAAACACACTAGCCTTATTTATATTGAGACTCAAAGTCTCAATATAACAATTGAGATTATCATAACACATCCAATACCTACCACTTTTGGAATGAAAATCACGAAGAATGGACACAACTAAAAGACTTAAGGAAATGAGCATGAAACTAAGACATAACGTTGCGACGTTACTTTGTTTTGGTCTTGTATCGACCCAAACTTACGCCCTAACGCAAGAAGAAGCGAGTAACGTAGGCGCGTACATCGAATCGGTACTGGTACCCAATTACACAAACACAGTAAATTCAACCGGTACAACTTACAAAACTCACCAGCCCCCATCCATTAACCAAGCAGCGGTAGCGTTGGATTATTTGGAGTTTGCAGAAGTCGTTCACACTGCAAACGGATCACCTCGTGGTTGGACAAGAGTGGATAACGTTATCGACTATGATTCAGGTTTCTACGCGGGTATTTATCAAAAATCCAACACCGTTGTCGTTGCGTTTCGTGGCAGTGAACTAGGCACTTCTGACTGGGTTACTAATGGCATTATGGTGCAAGATATGGTCCCTGCTCAGTATGCAATGGCCATAGAAAAATCGATTGAAATTAAAAATCAATATTCTGGTTACCAAATACATTACACAGGTCATAGCCTTGGCGGAGGGTTAGCAACAGCAGCGGCGATAACAACCGGGGATCCTGCAACGGCGTTCGACGCTTCAGGTATTGCGAATGCCGTTTTAAATGAAATCAAATCAAAACATGCTGATCAAGGAAAGCCGTCTAATCAATGGCAAACAAACGCCAGCCAAATTACGAATTTCAACCTAGAAGGTGAATTCGTATCCGACCTAGATTATCAACAAGACGCCGATACCCTTGGTCCTACATCGAAGCAATATGGTGATATTCACTATTTGTCTGCTTCACGATTCACCCCACTATTTCTCGTTAATAATGGATTAACGCGCCACTTCACAACACCTCTCAAAGAAGAGCTGATGTTTCTTTCTCAACCCATTTTTCGAATCAATACTAATGATTACAACGCGATTGACAACGATATAAATAGCTTCACCGCAGCGTTCTATATCGATTGGACAGATGACACCCTTGATGTTCTGTTTTGGCAAACCAACTTTGCAATCAATTCATTGCCAAGCTTGCTAGCCGACCTAGGGTTCTAACCGCGCTCATTAAGCAGTGCATAACACTCTATAAAATCATCACATCAACTATCTATCGACAGTCATTATCTGTCTTAGTAAAAATAAGGTGTTTATCATGAAAACGAAACCATCGATTAAACGAGCTGCTGTAATCAAAACTGGAATAGCGGTTGCCATCTCTGCCGCAACAATTGCAGGTATGCCAGCCAACGCTGAAGATAAAGTACGCTGGAAAGTTCAAGCTGTATTTGGGACACATTTGCCCGCCTTAGGCGACCCAATCAAGTACGTATCTGAACAAATTAAAAAAGCCAGCAACGGTAATATCCAATTCAAAATTTATGAGCCAGGGAAGCTGGTTCCGCCATTTGGAATTACTGAAGCGGTTAAAAATAAACAACTTAACGCTGGATACACTTGGTTAGGTTACGACCAAGGAAAAATACCTGCTGCTGCTTTATTTGCCGCTGTGCCATTCGGAATGGAACCATGGGCTTACGCTTCTTGGTGGTACGATGGAGAAGGCAAAGCGCTTGCAGAAAAGCTGTATGCAAAACACAACATTCACCCTGTTTTGTGCTCTGTTATTGGCCCTGAAACTGCAGGCTGGTTCAAGAAAGAACTCACTTCTCTAAAAGACATAGAAGGGCTTAAAATTCGTTTTGCTGGGCTCGGTGGCAAGGTGATGCAAAAAGCGGGGGCATCGGTCACTGTATTGCCAGGTGGAGAAATTTTCCCTGCATTAGAAAAAGGCGCCATTGACGCGAGCGAATTTTCTATGCCTGCCATCGACCAAATGATGGGCTTTGACAAAATAGCCAAGAACAATTATTTCCCTGGTTGGCACCAAACGTTCACCGCCTCTCACTTAGTAGTGAATGCTGAAACTTGGAAGTCCCTTTCAGATGGTCAGCGCGCCATGATTGATATGGCATGTACCGCGGGTACGTTCCGAGCACTAACACGTGGAGAAGCCCTTCAAGGTTCAGTGATTAAAGGGTTTGAAGCCAAAAACGTCACCGCTCGCCAGTTACCCGACGAAATTTTGGGTCAGCTTAAATCACTCACAGATGAAGTTATGAGTGAAATTTCAGCTAAAGATGCAGATTTTAAAGAAATCTACCAATCTCAACAGGCTTTTGCTGAAGAATACGATATTTGGAAGTCAAAGGCTTACTTACCTAACAACTACTAAAATCAACCAGAACACCCATTATTTAGTGGCGTCGAATAGACGCCACTTTTCTCAGAGGACGCCGAATATGAGTTCCATATCTCTCCCAGAGTCCAATAAAAAGGCACTGCTTAGCCAGCTTCCAGAAACGAGCTTGTCTATAGCTCTGGATAAGATCATAGGTAAAGTGAATGATTACATGATTTGGATTTGGCCACTTCTAATGTCGATCATCGTTATAAACGTTTTGATGCGCTATTTGATTGGCGAGGGTCGGGTTGAATTCGAAGAATTACAGTGGCACCTGTACTCCGCTGGCTGGCTATTAGGGCTAAGCTACTGCTTTATTACTGACTCCCACGTAAGAGTAGACATTCTATACGACCACTTTTCTATAAAAACAAAATGCTGGGTAGAGTTGATCGGAATAACCACGCTTCTGGTCCCATTTATAGTGATCGTTTTAAACTATTCACTCCCCTTTATTGCGTATTCTTGGCAGCTAAGTGAAGTTTCTTCAGCTCCAGGCGGACTGCCCTATCGTTGGTTTATTAAATCCATACTTTTTGTTGGATTCGCCTTTCTTACTGTCGCTGTTATCTCACGATTGTCTCGTATCCTCGCTGCTTTGATTTCCGGTAGATTCACCCAGCATGGAGGTGAGAATGGAAATTAATGAAATTTTAGCGATTGGCATGTTCGCCACTTTCATATTGCTGCTTTTTACTGGTTTTCCTGTCGCATGGATCCTTGGCGGCGTATCCATTTTATTCTCCGCTATCGCACTCGGTTTAGACACGTGGGCAGACACATGGATTGGCATTGATTGGCAATATGTTTCTATCGTCATCCCTAGAATATGGGACACCATGAATAACTGGGTGTTAGTCGCGCTCCCAATGTTTATCTATATGGGGTTAATGCTGGATCGTTCTGGCGTCGCACAAGATCTAATGACAAATCTCGTTCGGTTGTTCGGACGAGTTAGAGGTGGTTTAGCCATTACCGTCACCATCGTTGGCTTACTGCTCGCCGCATCAACAGGAATCATAGGGGCTGCTGTTGTTTTGCTGTCTGTTCTTGGTATTCCTCTAATGCTAAAGCAGGGTTACAGTAAATCACTCGCATGTGGAACAGTTTGCGCCACGGGAACGTTAGGCATATTAATACCCCCAAGTATTATGCTGGTTATGATGGGCGACCGAATTGGTCTTTCCGTTGGTGACCTGTTCCTTGGCGCTCTTTTCCCTGGTCTGCTGCTCGCTGCGCTTTATGTGGGCTACATCGTTTTCACAGGGTTAATCTCACCAAGTAAAGCGCCGTTGTCTGAGTCGGCTGAACCGGTATCCATTCTTGTGATTTTACAAGTATTCCGAGCCGTACTCGCACCTGCAGGGCTTATCGTCGCCGTTCTTGGATCAATATTTTTTGGTATCGCAACACCTACCGAAGCCTCAGGCGTAGGTGCGGCAGGCGCGACACTTCTCGCTTGGTCTAAAGGCGCGCTGAATAAAACGGTGTTAAAGGAAGTTGGAGAAGAAACCACCAAAACCACCGCTTTTATATTTGCTCTTTTCGTTGGAGCGACCGCATTTTCTTTGGTACTTAGAGGATTGGGAGGAGATGAGCTGATAGAAGGTGCGCTAACGAATCTAGACTTGGCTCCAAGCGGCATTATTATTGCGATTTTAATCGCAGTTTTCTTGTTAGGGTTCTTTCTAGATTGGATAGAAATCACCTTGATTGTGCTTCCACTCGTTGCTCCGGTGGTTTTATCCCTTGGTTTCGACTTAATCTGGTTTACCGTACTTTTTGCCGTTTGCCTGCAAACTTCATTTTTAACACCACCCGTTGGATTTGCCCTTTTCTACATGAAAGGGGTTGCTCCAGATGGTGTCACTATTGGGGATATTTACAAAGGGGTGATTCCGTTCATTTTACTTCAAGTGATAGCACTTGCCATTGTGTTTAACTTTCAGCAAATCGTCACTTGGCTCCCAGGAGTCGCCTACGGGTACTAATGAGAAACTAAAAAGGTCAGGCATTGCCTGACCTTTTGAATTAGGTGCGGTATAGCACTTTAATAACATGCCAACCAAACTTAGTTTTGACGACCATAGGTTTTAATACTTCGCCAGTAAACACGGCTTTATCGAATTGAGGAACCATTTGCCCTTTTTTAAATTCACCTAGATCACCACCTTTCTTTCCAGACGGACACGAGGAATACTTCTTCGCAAGCGTTTGAAATTTAGCACCTTTCTTTATCTGGCTAACAATGTCTTCTGCTTGTTCTTTATGCTTAACCAAAATATGTAAGGCTGCTGCCGTTCTCGCCATGGGGTTGTCCTCTGTTTTTGAAAGGCCCGAATTGTAACCCAAACGTGAGTTATGTGCATCGTTAGAATGGAATGAAATATAACCCTAGCAAAATCATATACATCCATTACCAAACAACCATTGAGCCACAGGCGAAACAATTAGATTCATTTTAATTGATCTAAATGTGAGCCAAAGAGGCTGATTGATTGTAAAATGAAAGAGAGTTTACTTACGCGGATTTATATATGAAAAGCAAAGCCAATCAGTCTCAAGGAATGCTGATGTTTAAGCTAACGATTCAGCAGAGCTTTGCCATCGGCACATTGAAAGTTAGGGAAATTGTACCTTATGCTCAAACCACACAAATCCCCTACTCTCACCCTCATGTCGTCGGAACTATACCAATTCGAGATTTGACGGTACCCGTTATTGATATGGCTGCGGCAATTGGATTTCGCCCAATAGCACGTGAAGAATACGAGAACAGCTATTTAATTGTGACAGACTGCTTACGCACCATTGTGGCCTTTATGGTACGCGACATTGAGAAAATCATTGAGTGTGATTGGCGTTCGATTGAATCTGCGCCTGATACAGTGGGCGACAACGTGTTCGTAACAGGTATCACTCGTCATAAAGAAAAAATCGTTCAAATGCTGGATGTTGAACTTTTGCTATCCAAAATATACCCAGAACATGACAGCCAGCGTATTCCAATTTTAACCGACGTAGAACGCGAACGCCTTAAGCCTCTCAATATTCTTCTGGTTGACGACTCTAGCATTGCAAGAAAACAGCTATCGGATGCGTTGGACAGCATCAACATCCCTTATCAAGTGTGTAAAAATGGTATAGATGCATTGAATTTGATGAAAGATGATGCGGCTAACCACAAGCCAATCGATATTTTAGTTAGTGATATCGAAATGCCTGGACTGGATGGATATGAACTTGCTTTCGAGGTTCAAAGCGATACCGCGCTGAGCCGATCATATAGGATTTTACACACCTCACTTTCGAGCGAGATTTGCGTAGATCGAGCACATCAAGTAGGCGCTCACGAAGCCCTAACGAAGTTTGATGCCACTGAACTCGTACAGGCAATGCTCAGAGGCGCTAAGCAAATTGAGGAATCAGTCAGTGCGGCGTAACGTCATTATTTAATTCCATTATCAGCCGGTGATTTCGCCGGCTTTTTTGATTTCCTCTCTTTCTCTCTCTTCCACATCCTGCCACTGCGACATATCTCACATAAATATGAAAGCGATAGCAATTGGTGTTAATCGTTGTTTCAGATCAACAAAGAAAACCAATTTCATAAGCAAAGTGAGCATATACCCAAACGACCTCTCCTAACACAAAAGAGAGGCAATAAAGCAATGTATAACAATAATGGAGAGTCTGAAATGACAAGCGCATTTTACATCCCTACGGTCAATCTAATGGGAGCAGGTTGCTTAACTCAAGCCGTCGATAGCATTCAATCACAAGGTTTCACCAAGGGGTTAATAGTCTCTGATAAAGTGTTAAACCAAATCGGAGTCGTGAAACAAGTAAACGATTTGCTTGCTGAAAGAGCAATTGCAACCGTTGTTTTTGATGGGACCCAACCAAACCCTACGATTTCCAACGTAAACGAAGGCTTAGAGCTGTTGGTAGAAAATGGGTGTGACTTTGTTATCTCATTAGGTGGTGGCTCGCCCCATGACTGCGCTAAAGGTATCGCACTTGTTGCGGCTAATGGTGGAAAAATTGCCGATTATGAAGGCGTTGACCAATCAGAGAAGCCTCAGGTACCACTTATTGCCATCAATACAACGGCTGGTACCGCATCCGAGATGACACGCTTCTGCATCATTACAGATGAAAAGCGTCATATTAAAATGGCGATTGTAGACAAGCACACTACGCCTCTCATGTCCGTTAACGATCCTGAGCTTATGCTTGCAAAACCTTCTTCACTAACCGCTGCGACAGGAATGGATGCATTAACTCATGCCATTGAAGCTTATGTGTCTACTGCTGCAACACCAATCACCGATGCAGTCGCAATAAAGGCTATAGAGCTCATTCAAGCGCACCTAAGAACGGCGGTAAACAAAGGTGAAGATATAGAAGCCCGTGAGCAAATGGCATACGCTCAGTTTATGGCTGGAATGGCATTCAACAACGCGTCTCTGGGTTACGTTCACGCAATGGCACATCAACTTGGTGGATTTTACGATCTACCACATGGCGTATGTAACGCCGTTTTGCTTCCGCATGTGCAAAAATATAATGCTCAGGTATGCCCTGCTCGCCTAAAGGACATTGCAGCAGCAATGGGGGTAAACGTAACGGATTTAACTGATGAGCAAGGTGCGGAGGCTGCATTGAGTGCCATAAAACAGCTTTCTGAAGATGTTGGTATTCCGGCAGGGCTAGAAGTTTTGGGGGCAAAATCTGAAGACATTCCCTTACTTGCAGAAAACGCCCTGAAAGATGCGTGCGGATTAACGAATCCTAAGCAAGCAACTCATGATGAGATTTCTTCGATTTTCGCCGCGGCTATGTAACTCATAGCCTAAGTAGCAAATAATCTCAGTTCTAATCAAAAAAACCAGCCAATTGGCTGGTTTTTCTTTCAAGATACTTTTTGGTTTTAGCCAGCCATACGAACTAAGCTTTTTCCAAACAACACATCCAGATCTTCACGAGCAGATTCACCGTAGTTATCTTCTACCATCTTGTATAAACGCTCTATTCCAGCTCGAGCGAATTCGTGCGCATTTTCTGATGTCACGACATGGTGGAATAGCAATCTAAGAATTGCTAAGAACTCTGCATTATCAAGGGCTTTAACCCAGCTGGATTTAAAACTCTCAACCCCTTCATCCAGAACTAGGTGTGTTACGAACATCTTAAAGATTCGTCCATCTAGTGCTGCTGTGAAATCCGTTTTCTTAGGGAAGTGGTGACTGATACCTGTACGAGAGACGCCTGTTTGTTGACTCAAAGTGGTGTAAGACATTTTGTCGTAGCCCAATGTAATTAACTGGTCTACAACTGCATCCATAATCTTTTGAATGGTGATTTCGGTATCTTCTTTACTACGCTTTGGCATGTTAGGGCTCATCTATTTATATGTTTAAGTACACTCAAAATCGAGCATGAGCGACTTATAGTATTATGTTCTATATTTTTAAAATCTCAACAGATTGAGGAATATATAAGCAATTATTCACGAAATTTGTGATTTGCTAGGAGTAATTCATAAAGAGCGAGATCGATAAATATTCGCTCATTTGATTTACCCGAATACCGGGCAACAGAACTTTATTTAAAGTGACACTATTGCAAATGATTCCGATTTCCCGAATCTTCTTACAAATTACTCAATTGGGCAATATGACCTTATTTTACGACCCGACAAATCGACATTCCCATTCACAGCCTCGTGACGAATGTCACATAAATACGATGAATATATCGTTACAAAACACTATTCCATGAACTCGTCGAAGCCAATAATTTAACACCAACAAACTGAAATTCTGTGGTTTTAAAGACAGCAGAAGAGTAACATACCCTCATTAATTGTA
Proteins encoded:
- a CDS encoding chemotaxis protein gives rise to the protein MKSKANQSQGMLMFKLTIQQSFAIGTLKVREIVPYAQTTQIPYSHPHVVGTIPIRDLTVPVIDMAAAIGFRPIAREEYENSYLIVTDCLRTIVAFMVRDIEKIIECDWRSIESAPDTVGDNVFVTGITRHKEKIVQMLDVELLLSKIYPEHDSQRIPILTDVERERLKPLNILLVDDSSIARKQLSDALDSINIPYQVCKNGIDALNLMKDDAANHKPIDILVSDIEMPGLDGYELAFEVQSDTALSRSYRILHTSLSSEICVDRAHQVGAHEALTKFDATELVQAMLRGAKQIEESVSAA
- the yiaY gene encoding L-threonine dehydrogenase; protein product: MTSAFYIPTVNLMGAGCLTQAVDSIQSQGFTKGLIVSDKVLNQIGVVKQVNDLLAERAIATVVFDGTQPNPTISNVNEGLELLVENGCDFVISLGGGSPHDCAKGIALVAANGGKIADYEGVDQSEKPQVPLIAINTTAGTASEMTRFCIITDEKRHIKMAIVDKHTTPLMSVNDPELMLAKPSSLTAATGMDALTHAIEAYVSTAATPITDAVAIKAIELIQAHLRTAVNKGEDIEAREQMAYAQFMAGMAFNNASLGYVHAMAHQLGGFYDLPHGVCNAVLLPHVQKYNAQVCPARLKDIAAAMGVNVTDLTDEQGAEAALSAIKQLSEDVGIPAGLEVLGAKSEDIPLLAENALKDACGLTNPKQATHDEISSIFAAAM
- a CDS encoding TetR family transcriptional regulator, which codes for MPKRSKEDTEITIQKIMDAVVDQLITLGYDKMSYTTLSQQTGVSRTGISHHFPKKTDFTAALDGRIFKMFVTHLVLDEGVESFKSSWVKALDNAEFLAILRLLFHHVVTSENAHEFARAGIERLYKMVEDNYGESAREDLDVLFGKSLVRMAG
- the ppiC gene encoding peptidylprolyl isomerase PpiC, producing the protein MARTAAALHILVKHKEQAEDIVSQIKKGAKFQTLAKKYSSCPSGKKGGDLGEFKKGQMVPQFDKAVFTGEVLKPMVVKTKFGWHVIKVLYRT